Proteins from a genomic interval of Streptomyces sp. NBC_01445:
- a CDS encoding SLC13 family permease, giving the protein MSTVPAELLSVTLLLLILGFAVVRPRQLPEAVVAVPAAAIVVAVGAVSPAHAWAETRELLPVVGFLAAVLVLAQLCADEGLFKAAGDAIARACKGSPRRMLGGVFAAAAVITAVLSLDATVVLLTPVVLATARRIGARPRPHVYASAHLANSASLLLPVSNLTNLLAFTASGLTFARFAGLMALPWLGAIAVEYAVFRRYFADDLAAPAHEPDAEEPPGVPVFTLTVLALTLVGFVVTSFAGIDPLWAAVVGTAVLAARALGQRRTTPLALVKSAHPYFCLFVLALGIVVKAVVDNGLGDGIDRLLPEGSSLLALLAVAGVAALLANLINNLPAVLALLPVAGPAGPGPVLAVLIGVNLGPNLTYVGSLATLLWRRIVHAHDVHPRLGDFTRLGVLTVPATLVVSTVALWAGLQFLG; this is encoded by the coding sequence TTGAGCACCGTCCCCGCCGAACTCCTCTCCGTCACCCTCCTCCTGCTCATCCTCGGCTTCGCCGTGGTGCGTCCCCGGCAGCTGCCGGAGGCCGTCGTCGCCGTGCCCGCGGCGGCGATCGTCGTGGCGGTCGGCGCCGTGTCGCCCGCGCACGCGTGGGCCGAGACACGGGAGCTGCTGCCGGTCGTCGGATTCCTCGCCGCCGTCCTGGTCCTGGCACAGCTGTGCGCCGACGAGGGCCTTTTCAAGGCCGCGGGCGACGCGATCGCGCGGGCCTGCAAGGGCAGTCCACGCCGCATGCTCGGCGGGGTCTTCGCCGCGGCCGCCGTGATCACGGCTGTACTGAGCCTCGACGCCACCGTCGTGCTGCTCACACCGGTCGTCCTCGCCACGGCCCGCCGGATCGGCGCGAGGCCGCGCCCGCACGTCTACGCGAGCGCCCACCTCGCCAACTCCGCCTCGCTGCTCCTTCCGGTCTCGAACCTCACCAACCTGCTCGCCTTCACCGCGAGCGGACTCACCTTCGCCCGGTTCGCAGGGCTCATGGCCCTGCCGTGGCTGGGCGCGATCGCCGTCGAGTACGCGGTGTTCCGTCGGTACTTCGCCGACGATCTGGCGGCGCCCGCCCATGAGCCGGACGCGGAGGAGCCGCCGGGCGTCCCGGTGTTCACCCTCACCGTCCTCGCCCTGACGCTCGTGGGTTTCGTCGTCACCTCGTTCGCCGGGATCGACCCGCTGTGGGCGGCGGTCGTCGGCACGGCCGTCCTCGCGGCGCGGGCGCTCGGGCAGCGGCGCACGACCCCGCTCGCGCTGGTGAAGTCGGCGCACCCGTACTTCTGCCTCTTCGTCCTCGCGCTCGGGATCGTGGTCAAGGCGGTCGTCGACAACGGGCTGGGGGACGGCATCGACCGGCTGCTGCCCGAGGGCTCGTCGCTGCTCGCACTGCTCGCCGTCGCCGGCGTCGCGGCCCTGCTCGCCAACCTGATCAACAACCTTCCGGCCGTTCTCGCGCTGCTCCCCGTGGCGGGGCCCGCGGGTCCGGGACCGGTCCTCGCCGTCCTCATCGGTGTCAATCTCGGCCCCAACCTCACGTATGTGGGCTCGCTCGCCACGCTCCTGTGGCGCCGCATCGTCCACGCCCACGACGTGCATCCCAGGCTCGGTGACTTCACACGGCTGGGCGTGCTCACGGTCCCGGCGACCCTGGTCGTCTCAACGGTCGCGCTCTGGGCGGGACTTCAGTTCCTGGGCTGA